Proteins found in one Thermomicrobiales bacterium genomic segment:
- a CDS encoding DUF1588 domain-containing protein encodes DVLARHYGIPGVTGPEWRRVENVSSYGRGGFLGFGAVIARQSAAARTSPIKRGAWLVQVLGERLPKVPPDVPPLPETPPPGLSVREITERHRADPKCAGCHDRIDPYGMAMERFDAIGRLRPAGELKPGDTKGILRDGTEIDDIAGLRNYFAGPRREDLLRTLARKLTGYALGRAVMTSDRKLVEEVTQTMVGGGRWSDALLVIVQSEQFRCIRPTAEAVSTR; translated from the coding sequence GACGTCCTCGCCAGGCATTATGGCATCCCCGGTGTGACCGGACCGGAATGGCGACGCGTCGAGAATGTTTCCAGCTACGGACGCGGCGGGTTTCTGGGGTTCGGCGCGGTGATCGCCAGGCAGTCGGCAGCCGCGCGGACCAGTCCGATCAAGCGTGGAGCGTGGCTGGTGCAGGTCCTGGGCGAGCGACTGCCCAAAGTCCCGCCCGACGTTCCACCGCTCCCGGAAACACCACCCCCCGGGCTCAGCGTGCGCGAGATCACCGAGCGCCATCGTGCGGACCCGAAGTGCGCCGGTTGTCACGATCGCATCGATCCCTACGGCATGGCGATGGAGCGGTTCGACGCCATCGGTCGTCTGCGGCCGGCCGGCGAGCTGAAGCCGGGTGACACCAAAGGAATTCTTCGAGACGGCACCGAGATCGACGATATCGCCGGCCTGCGGAACTACTTCGCCGGACCGCGCCGCGAGGACCTGCTGCGGACGCTGGCCCGCAAACTGACGGGCTATGCGCTGGGCCGCGCCGTGATGACGTCGGACCGCAAGCTCGTGGAGGAAGTCACTCAGACGATGGTCGGCGGTGGCCGCTGGTCGGACGCCTTGCTGGTCATCGTTCAGAGCGAACAATTCCGCTGCATTCGACCGACGGCCGAAGCGGTTTCAACCAGGTAA